In Cucurbita pepo subsp. pepo cultivar mu-cu-16 unplaced genomic scaffold, ASM280686v2 Cp4.1_scaffold000196, whole genome shotgun sequence, the genomic window ttttccttttctgatTCACGACAAACATTTTTAGGTTTCCTTCCTTCTCTCCCTCTTCAATTGATTCCTCCATTAACAACCAGCTGAGGTTCTTCCAAACTTCACACCCCGCTCACCTTCTTCTCACCTCAGGTAATCTTCAGATTTCCCCCAATCTCACTCTGCTTCAGCTCATTCAACGTTGCACCTCCATTTTCTCTTGCGTTCCAAACACACCCTTACAATTTGGGGATTTTCTCTActctttttattcaatttctcTACTCCAATtctctgctgctgctgcttctgcTTCGATTACCTTAATTTCATGTTCTAGGTCTAACTTCGCTTTCTTTGACACCATTTCTGATGATTTAGTTCAAGTTATGAACATTCTTTGGTTTGATTCTCGAGTCCCAAGTGTTCTCCCTTTTACACTCTGCtgcttcttgtttctttctttttctttttacttttcttttaactattGTCTCTGATGGATGGGCTATTTTACGAACAAGCGTCTTGAGTGTAATAGTTAGGTTAAATGTTATTGAATTTGTGTGGAGGTGTTTACGGAAACCTGTTATTGCTGCAGAAACTTAATTCGTTACTCTGTCTGTCTTCTTCGTCTGCCCAGATACTGATGTAAAAGGACTTTCTGGCTCTTTCTACACAATAGCTACACAATGGCTATTGAGACTTTTGGAAAAGCGCCAATGTTTGACGAGGATGATGAGGACAACATGCCAATAGTGTTCAAAAGGAGTAGTGCATCTAGGCAAAATCAGTTAGATTCTGAAGCTAAACAGAGGTTGAATAAGTTGTCCGGGAGGCAGGGTTCTGATGTATGTTCAGCCAATGGCCAAAGCTCTAATGCTCAAAACAGGACGACTTCATTGCCAAAGACATCGCCCATGAAATCATCTGAAGTAGGAACTCAGAAAGCATCCAATTCCTCTACCCAGGCACCACCTGTGAAATCACCAGGCACAACTTTAAAAGTTTCAGATTCTACGGATAGTCAATCAAAACATTTGGTAAAGGCTGCTGTGAAAGAGGAGAGTGATAGGCATCCTACTAATGAAAGTAGTGACTCTGAAGATGATAAACCATTGAGTTTTAGATTGAAAGGGAATTCCAACCCCCCTGGTAAAGGGCTTGTACCAACGGTACTAAAGAATAAGGTCGAAAAATCGTCAGGAGATTCTGATGATGAAATTCCTCTGTCATCAAAATTTCACATGAAGTCTACTTCACGGGTATCTGGTGGTAATCAACATGGTTTTGATGAAAAGAAaccattgatttcaaaagttCATCAGAATGGTTTGACCTCAGGGGATAAGCTCCAAAAGCCTGGTGTTATTTCCAGCAAGAGACCTCTTCCTAATGCAGATTCCCATTCCTCGCCTCAATTTTCATCAAAAAAGCCAAAACTTTCAGACTCATCTACTCCTTTGGGTAGTAAGCTAGTATCAGTGAAAGCAAAACAAGAAGTAGATGACGACGATGACCATATTCCTATTTcacagagaatgaagaaggTGGTGGCTGTATCAGCGAATAAGTCATTAAGTTCTAAGAAAACAGTTTCAAAAGTTGTTTCGTCTTCAATGAAGAAAACATTGAAGAAATCCAAAAAGCCAGTCAAGAAATCTAAATATGTCAAGTCCACGAAGTTGCTGCCCAGTTCCGGCGATGGACAGAAAAAATGGACTAGCTTGGTTCATAATGGTGTCATTTTCCCACCTCCATACCAGACTCATGGAGTGAAGATGATTTATAAGGGGAAGCTTGTTGATTTGACTCCTGAACAAGAGGAGGTACCCCTCAACTTCACGTGTTGAATCTACAACAtgtttccttcatttttctatAGTCGCATGTAAATGTTTTCATGCATGGTTCGTTTTTACCATCGAATTGTGGTAAATTCTTTGGTTGATATGTAATTTTGTTATCAGGTTGCAACCATGTTTGCTGTGATGAAGGATACAGATTATATGCAAAAACctaaattcaaagaaaatttctGGAATGACTGGCGGAAATTACTTGGGAAAAACCATGTCATTCAAAATCTGGATGATTGTGATTTCACCCCAATATATGACTGGTATCAGacagaaaaggagaagaagaaacagatgACTACAGAAGTAAGTTTACGATGTTTCAATCTTCCTGGTTGTTTATATATCTTTCCTTCGTTTACGAGTTTGATGCAAACATTGTTTCTCAGATTTCTGCATCTCTCTTGGGTCTCAtattactttttccttttcaaaaccTAAGTGGGGGATGTGTTTCAATGAAAAAGGAGGATAGGACTCATTTCCAAATGTTATGAACTTCTTTTTAGAggtttatttttagattttttttttttttaaaatcatccTTTGCTTTATTGTTCATATAATTTTCTAGaggtttgttttaatttcaatttttaggttttcttttcatgtctTGGTTTTAA contains:
- the LOC111784418 gene encoding DNA topoisomerase 1 alpha-like; this encodes MAIETFGKAPMFDEDDEDNMPIVFKRSSASRQNQLDSEAKQRLNKLSGRQGSDVCSANGQSSNAQNRTTSLPKTSPMKSSEVGTQKASNSSTQAPPVKSPGTTLKVSDSTDSQSKHLVKAAVKEESDRHPTNESSDSEDDKPLSFRLKGNSNPPGKGLVPTVLKNKVEKSSGDSDDEIPLSSKFHMKSTSRVSGGNQHGFDEKKPLISKVHQNGLTSGDKLQKPGVISSKRPLPNADSHSSPQFSSKKPKLSDSSTPLGSKLVSVKAKQEVDDDDDHIPISQRMKKVVAVSANKSLSSKKTVSKVVSSSMKKTLKKSKKPVKKSKYVKSTKLLPSSGDGQKKWTSLVHNGVIFPPPYQTHGVKMIYKGKLVDLTPEQEEVATMFAVMKDTDYMQKPKFKENFWNDWRKLLGKNHVIQNLDDCDFTPIYDWYQTEKEKKKQMTTEEKKALKEEKMKQEEKYMWAILDGVKEKVGNFRVEPPGLFRGRGEHPKMGKLKRRIHPKDITINIGKDAPIPECPIPGERWKEVRHDNTVTWLAFWNDPINPKEFKYVFLAASSSLKGQSDKEKYEKARKLKDYIKNIRNAYTKDFTSKDPTRRQIAVATYLIDKLALRAGNEKDDDEADTVGCCTLKVENVKAVPPNLLEFNFLGKDSIKYENTVEVELPVFKAITQFQSGKSGTDDLFDKLDTSKLNAHLKDLMPGLTAKVFRTYNASITLDDMLNRGSKDGDVAEKIVIYQHANKEVAIICNHQRTVSKSHGAQMSRLNEKISELRDILKELKIDLDRAKKGKPPLKDADGKQKRNLTPEVLEKKISQTNAKIEKIERDMQTKEDLKTVALGTSKINYLDPRITVAWCKRHEVPIEKIFNKSLLAKFAWAMDVDPDFRF